A part of Micromonospora chersina genomic DNA contains:
- a CDS encoding ArsR/SmtB family transcription factor, which translates to MSQTADDQPAGPQSAASGLAPQTQEFLKALGSPTRQRIMMLFARGAEMSVGEVAERAGISQATASQQLTLLRRGGVVTSRRDGKTVFYRADRDGAVAALTDLQSYLATCC; encoded by the coding sequence ATGAGTCAGACCGCCGACGACCAGCCGGCCGGGCCGCAGAGCGCCGCTTCGGGCCTCGCGCCGCAGACGCAGGAGTTCCTCAAGGCCCTCGGCAGCCCTACCCGGCAGCGGATCATGATGCTGTTCGCCCGCGGCGCAGAGATGTCCGTGGGCGAGGTGGCCGAGCGGGCCGGCATCAGCCAGGCCACGGCGTCGCAGCAGCTGACGCTGCTGCGACGCGGCGGCGTGGTCACCTCGCGGCGAGACGGCAAGACGGTGTTCTACCGAGCCGACCGGGACGGCGCCGTCGCTGCCCTGACGGATCTGCAGTCCTACCTGGCGACCTGCTGCTGA
- a CDS encoding helix-turn-helix domain-containing protein yields MNAEPSSLDGRARIHAALGDPARLAIVDALTLGDASPGEIAQTLGMPTNLVAHHVKVLTDAGLVIKGRSEGDRRRTYLRLRPETLAALATPRLGGVGRVVFVCTHNSARSQLAAALWKQRAHGDVASAGTKPARRVHPRAVAVAHRHDLDLDPTGTAHVADVVRRDDLVIAVCDNAHEELTGPLRPRLHWSVPDPVRVDTDEAFEAAYADLADRVDRLAPAIRPGGLR; encoded by the coding sequence ATGAACGCTGAGCCTTCTTCCCTCGACGGGCGAGCCCGCATCCATGCCGCCCTGGGTGACCCGGCGCGCCTGGCGATCGTGGACGCGCTCACCTTGGGCGACGCCTCGCCTGGGGAGATCGCACAGACGCTCGGCATGCCGACGAACCTGGTCGCCCACCACGTCAAGGTCCTCACCGACGCCGGCCTGGTCATCAAGGGCCGCTCCGAGGGCGACCGGCGCCGCACCTACCTTCGCCTGCGCCCGGAGACGCTGGCCGCTCTCGCCACCCCGCGGCTGGGCGGCGTGGGCCGGGTGGTGTTCGTGTGTACCCACAACTCGGCCCGCTCGCAGCTGGCCGCCGCGCTGTGGAAGCAGCGCGCCCACGGCGATGTCGCCTCCGCCGGCACGAAGCCCGCCAGGCGGGTGCACCCGCGGGCGGTGGCCGTGGCCCACCGCCACGACCTCGACCTCGACCCGACCGGCACCGCCCACGTCGCCGATGTCGTCCGTCGCGACGACCTGGTAATCGCCGTCTGTGACAACGCCCATGAGGAACTGACCGGCCCGCTGCGCCCCCGCCTGCACTGGTCGGTCCCGGACCCGGTGCGCGTGGACACCGACGAGGCGTTCGAGGCCGCCTACGCCGACCTGGCCGACCGCGTCGACCGGCTCGCGCCCGCCATCCGGCCCGGAGGTCTCCGATGA